TACCATATAAAAAATCTTGTCTTCCATCGTTTTACACTCAAGTATCACCCGTTCATTTTCGACAAAAAGTTGGGGCACTTTGTGCAACCATTTGAGATTGACAGGATATAATTTACCGGGGATATGGACAGCTTTTTGGATTTTCATATCAATAGGAGTATGGTATCTATGATAATCACTCGGTGAGAGATAGAGGTTGACAAAATCTCCGCCATTGATTCTTTTTTGAGATCGGGTATCGATTTTTTTACTCAGCAATTCATGAACATTATATTTAAATCCCTTAATTTGCAATGCAGTATATTGATCTACCCTACCATATTCGCTAATCATACTGTCGCTTGGAGAGATAAAATTATCAGCATCATGATTAAATTCCCGCGTCTTTATAAATGCTCTCGTAAACAGTGCATTTAAACTTTCATATTTCGAGCTATCATAAAATTCACTCAAATCCACTTTCATCATTTTTACATAACACAAGTTAATAATTTTTTGAAAAAATGGAGGGAATTTCGTCGATGCAAATCTACCAAAAACCCTAGAAACCGCTGACGTTGTTATCATATATACAATCCTATAACTATGAGATAATCTCTATTTTAGCGATAAATTAATTAATATAAAGTGAAGTGAAGTTATTTTTTGGTAAAATAATTGGCTTAAAAATGGATAAGAAGGAATAAAATTTGAGAAGTCATTATTGCACAGAATTAGATGAGAAAAATATAGGCGAGATCGTAGAAGTATGCGGATGGAGCAATAACAGCAGAGACCATGGTGGCGTCATATTTATAGATTTGAGA
This genomic window from Sulfurospirillum sp. 1612 contains:
- a CDS encoding phosphatidylserine decarboxylase, whose protein sequence is MITTSAVSRVFGRFASTKFPPFFQKIINLCYVKMMKVDLSEFYDSSKYESLNALFTRAFIKTREFNHDADNFISPSDSMISEYGRVDQYTALQIKGFKYNVHELLSKKIDTRSQKRINGGDFVNLYLSPSDYHRYHTPIDMKIQKAVHIPGKLYPVNLKWLHKVPQLFVENERVILECKTMEDKIFYMVFVGALNVGKISFIFDENIQTNIDAQEVSVYKYRDLFLAKGTELGRFEMGSTIVMFFEKDLVTLACDSKKHIKFGEVLASIEDHKQASL